GTAGTAGCAAAACTTGAGGGTTTGTGGTGGTTTGATGAGGAAAAGTATAAGGGGCTTACCATTACTGAATCATCTCAGAAAGTGCCCAGAAGTGAGTGGGAGTATCGTTTATTGATCCGAATGCCAGAGTATGTTACAGAGGAACAAGTGCGTGAGTGCATTGCAGCAACCCATGAAAAAAAGCCACTAAAGTTTTTAGATGAGGTTGAATTTTACAAAATGAAGGAAGGACAGTGTATACAAATGCTCCATGTAGGACCCTTTGCCAACGAACCCGAATCGCTTCAAAAAATGCAGGGTTTGATTGAGGAAAATGCTTTTAAGAAAAATGGTCTTCATCATGAGATCTATTTATCAGATTTTCGAAGGACGGCTCCGGAAAAGCTGAAAACCATCTTGAGGGAACCCGTTGCATAAAGGGTAGATGAACAATGGGCCATAGGCTACGACTTAAAGGCAAATATTGATTTACACCCGGCCCATTGCTTCATCAAACGCAACCTTTAGACCTGCGCAACCACCTCTTCCAGGGCTAGTCGTGACTTGGGCTTTAGCGTGGGCTGGTTGGCATCCTCAGTGTCCCTGTAACCAATGGCTACCGCAAACAGTGGCCTATAGTTTTCCAGTCCTAAAATGGTACCATACTCATCGTTTTTAATGCCCTCCATTGGAGTAGAGTCAATACCCATAGCAGCACAGGCACTTAAAAAGAACCCCAGCGATAAGTATACCTGGTGCGACATCCAGGCCTTTATTTCATCCTCAGACTTGGGCTTTATAAACTGGTTATAATACGCTACCGGCCCCTCAGGCAGGTTCTTTTTGATTTGCTGCTCAAATAGCTCAATACTGTTTATTACACTAAACACTACCACATGGCTGGCATCTTTTACTTTAACGTCATTAAAATAAG
This region of Fulvivirga ulvae genomic DNA includes:
- a CDS encoding GyrI-like domain-containing protein codes for the protein MEKLDLTKKYKPYYSAKTKPELIHVEEAYYLSIAGKGDPSGSLFAEKIQALYSTAYAVKFTYKDEGKDFVVAKLEGLWWFDEEKYKGLTITESSQKVPRSEWEYRLLIRMPEYVTEEQVRECIAATHEKKPLKFLDEVEFYKMKEGQCIQMLHVGPFANEPESLQKMQGLIEENAFKKNGLHHEIYLSDFRRTAPEKLKTILREPVA
- a CDS encoding nitroreductase family protein; the protein is MNFKSIAEARYTTKKYDPAKKIPESQITELKEILKLSPSSINSQPWKFTFVSSDEVKNQLAAVSYFNDVKVKDASHVVVFSVINSIELFEQQIKKNLPEGPVAYYNQFIKPKSEDEIKAWMSHQVYLSLGFFLSACAAMGIDSTPMEGIKNDEYGTILGLENYRPLFAVAIGYRDTEDANQPTLKPKSRLALEEVVAQV